From one Lysinibacillus sp. G4S2 genomic stretch:
- the cobJ gene encoding precorrin-3B C(17)-methyltransferase — MSQKGKIFVVGFGPGDFKHITTRAVEALQQSDMIIGYKTYVELIQDLVSAKSIISTGMTEEVSRAQEAVRQAEAGSIVSVISSGDAGVYGMAGLVYEVLIELGWTEATGVEVEIVPGISAINSCASLLGAPIMHDACTISLSDHLTPWNLIAKRVEAAAMADFVIALYNPKSGRRTRQIVEAQRILLEYRSPDTPVGLVKSAYRERQEITMTTLAEMLEHDIGMLTTVVIGNSSTFFYDNKMITPRGYQRKYTLGEEKQPLRPHQRLKEENEPWAMNQETGQARNDFATDPNANRIKSSLAITPEPKPKKKSSLEMATTALAMVKGTSAVKATPKLIHQKIESIFELAVSPGVANKFFSPQQMMTLAEVVGEEGTMEYTPDHQIHLKIPTAAPEEITAKLREVGFLLAPIGDVLSLKACDFCYGEKFDSIPYAEEIQEKLGGMSLPKTLNIGFNGCGMACYRAVFDDIGIVYRKSKFDVFIGAKPVGRTAHAAQPVVEGLEPEQLIPLITDIIEEYKANAHPNERLFKYFKRVKKILHFTYQDMSSKIKVEPAPCGD; from the coding sequence ATGTCGCAAAAAGGGAAGATTTTCGTAGTTGGCTTTGGACCTGGAGATTTTAAACATATTACGACTCGTGCTGTGGAGGCACTACAACAAAGTGATATGATCATAGGCTATAAAACTTATGTTGAACTTATTCAGGATTTAGTAAGTGCAAAGTCAATTATTAGTACCGGTATGACAGAAGAGGTTTCACGTGCACAGGAAGCGGTCCGCCAAGCAGAGGCAGGCAGTATCGTATCTGTTATTTCGAGCGGAGATGCTGGTGTCTATGGCATGGCGGGATTAGTGTATGAGGTATTAATCGAGCTAGGCTGGACGGAAGCAACTGGTGTTGAGGTAGAAATTGTTCCGGGTATTTCGGCTATCAATTCGTGTGCAAGTTTACTAGGTGCTCCGATTATGCATGACGCCTGTACGATTAGTTTAAGTGACCACTTAACGCCTTGGAATTTAATTGCAAAACGAGTAGAAGCAGCCGCAATGGCGGATTTTGTTATTGCTCTTTATAACCCAAAGAGTGGTCGTCGTACGAGACAAATTGTGGAGGCACAACGAATTTTATTAGAATATCGCTCTCCAGATACGCCGGTAGGACTTGTGAAAAGCGCGTATCGTGAACGCCAGGAAATTACAATGACAACTTTGGCAGAAATGCTAGAACACGATATTGGTATGCTAACAACCGTTGTGATTGGAAATTCATCAACGTTCTTCTACGACAATAAAATGATTACGCCACGTGGTTATCAGCGTAAATATACACTTGGCGAAGAAAAACAACCGTTACGACCACATCAACGACTGAAAGAAGAAAATGAACCGTGGGCAATGAATCAAGAAACAGGACAGGCGCGTAATGATTTTGCGACAGATCCTAATGCAAATCGAATCAAGTCCAGTTTAGCGATAACACCAGAACCAAAGCCTAAAAAAAAGTCATCACTTGAAATGGCGACAACAGCACTAGCGATGGTGAAGGGAACAAGTGCTGTGAAGGCAACACCCAAGCTTATTCACCAAAAAATTGAATCTATTTTTGAATTAGCTGTTAGTCCAGGAGTAGCCAATAAGTTCTTTTCTCCTCAACAAATGATGACTTTAGCAGAAGTTGTTGGAGAGGAAGGCACGATGGAGTATACACCAGACCATCAAATTCATTTGAAAATTCCAACAGCTGCGCCTGAAGAGATTACAGCAAAGCTTCGTGAAGTTGGCTTTTTACTAGCACCAATTGGTGACGTGCTTTCGTTAAAGGCTTGTGACTTCTGTTACGGAGAAAAGTTCGATTCGATTCCTTATGCAGAAGAGATTCAAGAAAAGCTTGGGGGAATGTCGTTACCGAAAACGTTAAATATTGGTTTTAACGGCTGTGGTATGGCATGTTATCGAGCGGTATTTGATGATATTGGGATTGTTTATCGCAAAAGTAAGTTTGATGTTTTTATTGGTGCTAAGCCGGTTGGCCGTACAGCACATGCGGCCCAGCCTGTTGTTGAGGGCTTAGAGCCTGAGCAGCTTATACCGCTAATTACAGACATTATCGAAGAGTATAAAGCAAATGCACATCCAAATGAACGTTTGTTTAAATACTTCAAACGTGTGAAAAAGATACTTCATTTTACGTATCAGGATATGTCTTCAAAAATAAAAGTTGAGCCAGCTCCATGCGGCGACTAG
- a CDS encoding (2Fe-2S) ferredoxin domain-containing protein: MTTWNLEGMKTHLFICNGSSCMKKDGEEITQAIRDEIQLLAIDKEIHTTRTRCNGRCKDACVVIAYPQGNWYRVPTTEHARALVQDLNHESLHNEHVFTLREGSLQRTAQTTAIKGIEKVKEG, from the coding sequence ATGACAACATGGAATTTAGAGGGGATGAAAACGCATCTTTTTATTTGCAATGGCAGTAGCTGTATGAAAAAAGATGGAGAGGAAATTACACAGGCAATCCGTGATGAAATTCAGTTGCTGGCGATTGATAAGGAAATACATACGACAAGGACACGCTGTAATGGTAGGTGTAAGGATGCTTGTGTTGTCATCGCTTATCCTCAAGGGAATTGGTACCGTGTGCCGACCACAGAGCATGCGCGGGCACTTGTTCAAGATTTAAATCACGAATCGTTACATAATGAGCATGTCTTTACACTGCGTGAAGGTTCGTTACAGCGTACAGCACAAACAACAGCCATTAAAGGTATTGAAAAGGTGAAAGAGGGGTAA
- a CDS encoding energy-coupling factor ABC transporter permease, translating to MKFSGWKLSYFLLAFLFVPNRAFAMHIMEGFLPIEWAIFWWVISIPFIILGLRSIRKTIDENPETKMILGLSGAFAFVLSALKIPSVTGSCSHPTGVGLGTVLFGPLAMSVIGTIVLLFQSLLLAHGGLTTLGANAFSMAIVGPIIAYYVFKGSQKIGLSFSIAVFLAAMLGDLGTYVVTSVQLALAFPSEVGGFMASFTKFAGIFALTQIPLAISEGILTVIVMNFLKKYNLSELKALRVFSAKEAH from the coding sequence TTGAAATTCTCAGGTTGGAAGCTTAGTTATTTCTTACTGGCATTTTTATTCGTGCCAAATCGTGCATTTGCTATGCATATCATGGAGGGCTTTTTGCCGATTGAATGGGCAATTTTTTGGTGGGTCATTTCCATTCCATTTATTATTTTAGGATTACGTTCAATTCGCAAAACCATTGATGAAAATCCTGAAACAAAAATGATACTAGGTTTATCGGGTGCCTTCGCCTTTGTGCTATCAGCCTTAAAAATCCCTTCTGTAACAGGGAGTTGCTCGCACCCGACAGGAGTTGGACTTGGGACTGTTCTTTTTGGGCCACTAGCTATGAGTGTGATCGGGACAATCGTATTATTATTCCAATCTTTACTTTTAGCACATGGTGGACTTACAACTTTAGGGGCAAACGCCTTTTCCATGGCAATTGTTGGTCCTATTATTGCTTACTATGTTTTTAAAGGCTCACAAAAAATAGGGCTATCATTTTCCATAGCTGTCTTTTTAGCAGCAATGCTTGGTGACTTAGGTACATATGTTGTCACTTCTGTACAGTTAGCTCTTGCCTTCCCTTCTGAAGTAGGAGGATTTATGGCTTCATTCACAAAATTTGCTGGTATTTTTGCATTAACACAAATTCCTCTCGCTATTAGTGAAGGAATTTTAACAGTGATCGTTATGAACTTCTTGAAAAAATATAATTTGAGCGAACTAAAAGCATTACGTGTTTTCTCAGCAAAGGAGGCACACTAA
- a CDS encoding energy-coupling factor ABC transporter substrate-binding protein produces MKKNLLLLAIVVFLAIFPLFIQKGAEFEGADGQAEAAISEINADYEPWFESIWEPPSGEIESLLFALQAAIGAGFIGYFIGLMRGKHKEG; encoded by the coding sequence ATGAAAAAAAATTTACTGCTCCTAGCAATTGTTGTGTTTCTAGCAATCTTCCCTCTCTTTATCCAAAAAGGTGCAGAATTTGAAGGGGCTGATGGCCAAGCAGAAGCAGCGATTAGTGAAATTAACGCTGACTACGAACCTTGGTTTGAAAGCATATGGGAGCCACCGAGTGGTGAAATTGAAAGCTTATTATTCGCACTACAAGCTGCTATCGGCGCTGGATTTATCGGCTATTTTATCGGCTTAATGCGCGGCAAACATAAAGAAGGTTAA
- the cbiQ gene encoding cobalt ECF transporter T component CbiQ, translating into MLLIDKYAYMNKLASVHPLEKMTLSLGLLLLSLIIRDERISLITFIVMSAFIILSAKIPFKYYAKLLLLPGFFLLSSLVSILISIAPSTSTLPAHIWSFTVNNWTIFVSSASITIAQQLFFIVLGSTSCLYFLILTTSVQSICYVLRQWRLPVLFVELVELTYRFIFIFLDSMQKIHLAQQARLGYRSPMQWLRSISMLIAALLAELFQRSRELNNAMEARGGETVYWQENVTYCMKNWLGIATIFISLIIYGGFF; encoded by the coding sequence ATGTTACTCATTGATAAGTATGCATATATGAATAAACTAGCGTCTGTTCATCCGCTAGAAAAAATGACGTTATCCCTGGGATTACTATTATTGTCGCTTATCATTAGAGATGAACGAATTTCACTCATTACATTTATTGTGATGAGTGCTTTTATCATTCTAAGCGCAAAAATTCCATTTAAATATTATGCAAAACTACTATTGCTACCAGGATTTTTTTTACTTTCAAGTTTAGTATCCATATTAATTTCTATAGCACCATCAACAAGCACGCTACCTGCTCACATATGGTCTTTCACTGTAAATAATTGGACAATTTTCGTCAGCAGTGCAAGCATAACGATAGCACAGCAGCTTTTTTTCATCGTCCTTGGCAGCACTAGTTGTTTGTATTTTTTAATTCTTACAACATCGGTACAATCAATTTGCTATGTTCTACGACAATGGCGACTTCCTGTTTTATTTGTAGAGCTAGTAGAATTAACGTATCGTTTTATTTTTATATTTTTAGACAGTATGCAAAAAATTCATCTTGCCCAGCAGGCTCGCTTAGGTTACCGCTCCCCTATGCAGTGGCTACGCTCCATATCAATGCTGATTGCAGCGTTATTAGCAGAGCTGTTTCAACGAAGTCGTGAGCTAAACAATGCAATGGAAGCACGCGGTGGCGAAACTGTCTATTGGCAAGAGAATGTTACCTATTGCATGAAAAACTGGCTAGGTATTGCTACTATCTTTATTTCCCTCATCATTTATGGAGGTTTTTTCTGA
- a CDS encoding ATP-binding cassette domain-containing protein: protein MTDFYFELNQLSYAYADGTHALTDITLQIPKGKKIALLGHNGAGKSTLFQHLNGILKPTTGNISFCGKELKYSRKALKELRQQVGIVFQDADNQLFSGTVKQDIAFGPLNLGWTTEKIEEKIAWAVAQTEVEPLLDKPIHFLSVGQKKRVAMAGVLAMEPSVLLLDEPTAGLDNYYVAQVLQYLAKLENGERTILLATHDIPLAYEWADQIIVMEAGEIIYNGDPVELFYQEELLERAHLERPWVFDMTIALQKKKLFEKNITMPRSKGDLQRLIEQL, encoded by the coding sequence ATGACAGACTTTTACTTTGAACTAAATCAATTATCCTACGCTTATGCCGATGGAACTCATGCTTTAACAGATATTACACTCCAAATTCCAAAGGGGAAAAAAATCGCTTTACTTGGTCATAATGGAGCTGGAAAATCAACGTTATTTCAGCATTTAAACGGCATTTTGAAGCCTACCACTGGAAATATATCCTTTTGTGGCAAAGAACTTAAATATAGTAGAAAAGCATTAAAAGAATTACGCCAACAGGTTGGTATTGTTTTTCAGGATGCAGACAACCAGCTTTTTTCAGGTACAGTTAAGCAAGATATTGCATTTGGACCTTTGAACCTTGGTTGGACGACTGAAAAAATTGAAGAGAAAATAGCATGGGCTGTTGCTCAAACTGAAGTTGAACCATTACTCGATAAACCGATCCATTTTTTGAGTGTTGGACAGAAAAAACGTGTGGCAATGGCTGGAGTTCTAGCGATGGAACCATCTGTTTTATTATTAGATGAACCAACAGCTGGACTAGACAATTATTATGTTGCACAAGTTTTACAGTATTTAGCTAAATTAGAGAATGGTGAACGTACTATTTTACTAGCAACGCATGATATCCCATTAGCCTATGAATGGGCAGATCAAATAATCGTAATGGAAGCTGGGGAAATTATTTATAATGGAGACCCTGTTGAATTGTTCTATCAAGAAGAGTTACTTGAACGGGCCCATCTCGAACGCCCATGGGTCTTTGACATGACGATTGCCCTGCAAAAGAAGAAACTATTTGAGAAAAACATTACAATGCCCCGTTCAAAGGGAGATTTACAAAGACTAATTGAGCAGCTTTAA
- a CDS encoding S8 family peptidase — translation MKNWKKKSFAIVASAALMVPTASAFAETPQKAEKNPESVKVANNQKQTEKNQKEWISQDTIIVKHSGLDKNVHKKIGAKVIRSIPSLGYDVIQLNKGVTLEKAVSYYANQKGVKNVSPSYMYHSFDTGVDPKKNDMYHLNLLEIDKALELAGNNEVKVAVIDSGVDFKHPDLKSQVLPPYNAAAPANTPYPNDHGTHVAGIIGAAKDNAVGGHGVNPNAKLMPIDVFNGKAGANDFVIAQGVLYAIEQGADVINMSLGGYGESPLLKEAVQKAIDQGITVVAAAGNESTDNYSFPAYFEGVISVGSTNDRNKLSSYSNYGPSVDLVAPGEAVYSTIYDEKKGSSYGKISGTSMASPVVAGVASLLKSKYPNLKPHEIEAILEMTAKDLGDKDYDLTYGHGLVNPVKALQFDIKNLPKQYSETKEERIKNAKVLKKNTLNTEKGEFKQPDEKKWYKVDLEAKEYAQLTLKGANKYDYAFDLYFYPEGNNGEVEPINVNDVRVGKQEGYLYKADQKGTLLVGVKDHNGSYDLKGKSNYIFTAQTTKELPIDALEMDKMEKIGKFPFSTAGKNYTLLSKDQQSDKDYFTFSVKEPTTLKFDLSGIPGVTASMELYLKEDLDNVPAKQVDTEEEEKAYPLQASYGTGKGEEVSLIVDAMPEEEYVLSVSNENGNDFSLGMFFSGGIDTKENISESIIPYTLKGATVTVPKDEDGLPLMEEMPEENVQKDQLPLTESKITKRNEIDDLMTMLMNPDAMENPENVDAIMEHAIRFDIGKDQKAYFQSEYDTDYFLFKAKEDGVYGFNIKKGMNQMPSGTVFEYDEETKELLPISSLSNDLGLMSLFLGSKSDENEAKTIALKKDKTYVVKVGNLGGRSTEPYTLKTSKVAAIPEGHNKANNTEKTAQKIQPGTSYKDYLVYHDDTDFYYYKQQGKDEVMSLLVSSVLLANEQLDKLPKELQNNLKFSGSIIEDTNGNMVIDPKEMATELPFGQPENIFELLLGISGTTDVNTSFKAKKDHGYFIVVNGMKLGQVSTQPYNLTLVDHTKVDEDADSKLVNGVPSKLSPLTKKDDKWVATQYLNAGVPFGDKDYFEFNNDRKRDVLFSLQTEKALDGVIRIIDAKGKTVETLDLYGAGDAEVGSVELDEGTYYIEVSEADGKASTQPYTLEIK, via the coding sequence TTGAAGAACTGGAAGAAAAAATCATTTGCTATAGTAGCATCTGCTGCACTAATGGTTCCTACTGCTTCTGCCTTTGCTGAAACACCACAAAAAGCAGAGAAGAACCCAGAGTCAGTGAAAGTAGCAAACAATCAGAAACAAACCGAAAAGAATCAAAAAGAATGGATTAGTCAGGATACAATTATCGTCAAGCACTCTGGTCTTGATAAGAATGTGCATAAAAAAATTGGCGCGAAAGTAATCCGCTCTATTCCTTCTTTAGGTTACGATGTTATCCAACTTAACAAGGGAGTAACTTTAGAAAAAGCAGTTTCATATTATGCAAATCAAAAAGGGGTTAAAAATGTTTCTCCAAGTTACATGTATCATTCCTTCGACACTGGCGTAGATCCAAAGAAAAATGATATGTATCATTTAAATCTGCTTGAAATTGATAAGGCCCTAGAATTAGCAGGCAATAATGAAGTGAAAGTTGCGGTTATCGATTCTGGTGTAGATTTTAAACATCCAGATTTAAAATCTCAAGTGCTTCCACCATATAATGCAGCAGCACCTGCCAATACTCCTTATCCTAATGACCATGGAACACATGTAGCAGGTATTATTGGAGCAGCAAAAGACAATGCTGTAGGAGGACATGGGGTTAATCCAAATGCTAAGCTTATGCCAATTGATGTATTCAATGGGAAAGCTGGTGCCAATGATTTTGTCATAGCCCAAGGTGTACTTTATGCTATTGAGCAAGGCGCAGATGTTATTAACATGAGCCTTGGTGGCTATGGAGAATCTCCACTATTGAAGGAAGCTGTTCAGAAAGCGATTGATCAAGGAATTACCGTTGTAGCGGCTGCAGGAAATGAATCGACAGATAATTACTCCTTCCCTGCTTATTTCGAAGGCGTCATTAGCGTAGGTTCTACAAATGACAGAAACAAACTATCAAGCTATTCAAATTATGGTCCATCGGTTGACCTTGTAGCTCCAGGTGAAGCTGTATACAGTACTATTTATGATGAGAAAAAAGGATCATCCTATGGAAAAATTAGTGGGACATCGATGGCATCCCCCGTTGTTGCAGGTGTTGCGTCCCTACTAAAATCAAAATATCCAAATTTAAAGCCTCATGAAATAGAAGCTATTCTCGAAATGACAGCAAAGGATTTAGGTGACAAGGACTATGATCTTACATATGGACATGGCCTCGTTAACCCTGTGAAAGCATTACAGTTTGATATAAAAAATCTACCTAAACAGTATTCAGAAACAAAAGAAGAGCGTATAAAAAACGCAAAAGTCCTCAAAAAGAATACACTAAATACAGAAAAAGGTGAATTCAAGCAACCGGACGAAAAGAAATGGTACAAGGTTGATCTGGAAGCAAAAGAATATGCGCAACTGACATTAAAAGGTGCAAACAAATACGATTATGCATTTGATTTGTACTTCTACCCTGAAGGTAACAACGGGGAAGTAGAACCAATCAACGTGAATGATGTTCGCGTAGGAAAGCAAGAAGGATATTTATATAAAGCAGATCAAAAAGGAACCCTTCTTGTCGGAGTAAAGGATCATAATGGCAGCTACGACTTAAAGGGCAAATCTAACTACATCTTCACAGCTCAAACAACGAAAGAATTACCAATTGATGCATTAGAAATGGACAAAATGGAGAAGATCGGAAAATTCCCATTCAGTACAGCAGGGAAAAACTATACCCTACTTTCTAAAGATCAGCAAAGTGACAAAGATTACTTTACATTTTCAGTAAAAGAACCAACGACACTGAAATTTGATTTATCTGGTATTCCAGGTGTTACAGCATCTATGGAACTTTATCTAAAAGAAGACTTAGATAATGTACCAGCAAAACAAGTCGATACTGAGGAAGAAGAAAAGGCCTATCCACTCCAAGCATCGTACGGCACGGGTAAAGGCGAAGAAGTAAGCCTTATTGTCGATGCTATGCCTGAAGAAGAGTATGTACTAAGCGTATCCAATGAAAACGGAAACGATTTCTCACTTGGAATGTTCTTTAGTGGCGGTATTGATACGAAAGAAAATATTAGTGAATCAATTATTCCTTACACATTAAAAGGAGCAACCGTTACCGTTCCTAAAGATGAAGACGGGCTTCCATTAATGGAGGAAATGCCAGAAGAAAACGTACAAAAAGATCAGTTACCTTTAACTGAAAGTAAAATAACAAAACGCAATGAAATAGATGATTTAATGACTATGCTCATGAATCCAGATGCAATGGAAAATCCAGAAAACGTGGATGCAATTATGGAGCATGCGATTCGTTTTGATATTGGTAAAGATCAAAAAGCATACTTCCAATCAGAATATGATACAGATTACTTCTTATTTAAAGCTAAAGAAGACGGCGTATATGGTTTCAACATTAAAAAAGGTATGAATCAAATGCCATCTGGTACTGTATTTGAATATGATGAAGAAACAAAAGAATTATTACCAATCTCTTCATTATCAAATGATTTAGGGCTAATGAGTCTATTCCTTGGATCAAAAAGTGATGAAAACGAAGCAAAAACGATTGCATTGAAAAAGGACAAAACCTATGTTGTAAAAGTTGGTAATCTCGGTGGCCGTTCTACAGAACCATATACACTTAAAACTAGTAAAGTGGCAGCTATTCCAGAAGGTCATAATAAAGCAAATAATACAGAAAAAACAGCTCAAAAGATTCAACCTGGTACTAGCTATAAAGATTATCTAGTTTATCATGATGATACGGATTTCTACTATTATAAACAACAAGGCAAAGATGAAGTCATGAGCCTTCTTGTTTCTTCCGTACTACTTGCAAATGAACAGCTAGATAAATTACCTAAAGAGCTACAAAACAACTTAAAATTCTCAGGCTCCATTATTGAAGACACAAATGGTAATATGGTAATTGATCCAAAAGAAATGGCAACAGAACTTCCATTTGGTCAACCTGAAAATATCTTTGAATTACTACTCGGTATCTCGGGTACAACAGATGTAAATACTTCATTTAAAGCGAAAAAGGATCACGGTTATTTTATTGTTGTTAACGGCATGAAACTTGGACAAGTATCAACCCAACCATATAATTTAACATTGGTTGATCATACAAAAGTAGATGAAGATGCAGACTCCAAGTTAGTGAATGGTGTACCTTCAAAACTATCTCCGCTTACGAAAAAAGACGATAAATGGGTAGCGACTCAATATTTAAATGCAGGTGTTCCATTTGGTGATAAGGACTACTTTGAATTTAACAATGACCGCAAACGCGATGTGCTCTTCTCTCTACAAACAGAAAAAGCACTTGATGGCGTTATCCGTATTATTGATGCAAAAGGAAAAACAGTAGAAACCTTAGATCTTTACGGAGCAGGAGATGCTGAAGTAGGTTCAGTTGAACTGGATGAAGGAACATACTATATTGAAGTAAGTGAAGCTGACGGCAAAGCAAGTACACAACCATATACACTTGAAATAAAATAA
- a CDS encoding GNAT family N-acetyltransferase, producing the protein MEIFQATMNELEELTVLFDEYRQFYGIDSDVSSAKAFLQLRMVLKESIIFVAVENGHTIGFAQLYPTFSSIALQRAYILNDIFVKEDARSLGVGKALMEKVFQYCEQQYARYVTLQTATDNVNARKLYENLNMKQDQYCNYVKYFS; encoded by the coding sequence ATGGAAATATTTCAAGCAACAATGAATGAGCTAGAGGAGCTAACTGTGCTTTTTGACGAATATCGCCAGTTTTATGGAATTGATTCAGATGTAAGTAGTGCGAAGGCATTTTTACAATTACGAATGGTCTTAAAAGAATCCATTATTTTTGTAGCTGTAGAAAATGGACATACAATTGGTTTTGCACAATTATATCCGACATTTTCGTCCATTGCCTTACAGCGTGCATACATATTAAATGATATTTTTGTAAAAGAAGATGCTAGAAGCCTAGGGGTGGGCAAGGCACTGATGGAAAAAGTATTTCAATATTGTGAGCAGCAATATGCTCGCTATGTGACGCTTCAAACGGCAACGGATAATGTTAATGCAAGGAAGCTATATGAGAATCTTAATATGAAACAAGACCAATACTGTAATTATGTAAAGTATTTTAGTTAA
- a CDS encoding DUF402 domain-containing protein, with protein sequence MLKRKFGDRSQWQRVIERKYGQSYLDTKDFKGFITLIKIVKVTEPLLVNYGEKRLCIVDNGYIWLQQFPLEKNHAVTTMFDANGEIIQWYIDICHKNSIEDNVPYMDDLFLDLILLPSGELIEKDAEELEEAYANGIIDKSLYELAWSELNSIKRDIRNDEFKLVNLSIQHKNILINDSIS encoded by the coding sequence ATGCTAAAAAGAAAGTTTGGAGATCGTTCACAATGGCAACGAGTTATAGAAAGAAAATATGGGCAGTCATACCTTGATACTAAGGACTTTAAGGGTTTTATCACTTTAATAAAAATAGTAAAAGTGACAGAACCCCTTCTCGTGAACTATGGAGAGAAAAGATTATGTATTGTCGATAATGGCTATATATGGTTGCAACAATTTCCTCTTGAGAAAAACCATGCAGTAACAACAATGTTTGATGCTAACGGAGAAATAATTCAATGGTATATAGATATTTGCCATAAAAACTCAATAGAAGATAATGTACCTTATATGGATGATCTATTTTTAGACCTTATCTTGTTGCCATCAGGAGAGCTGATTGAAAAAGATGCTGAGGAATTAGAAGAAGCTTATGCGAATGGTATCATTGATAAATCTCTGTATGAATTGGCTTGGAGCGAGCTAAACAGTATAAAAAGAGATATACGTAACGATGAATTTAAATTGGTTAACCTTTCTATACAACATAAAAATATTTTAATTAATGATTCCATTTCATAA